In Nocardia sputorum, a single genomic region encodes these proteins:
- a CDS encoding helix-turn-helix transcriptional regulator has translation MAAFLRARRERLTPADLGLPQRRQTRRTPGLRREEVAELAGVSTDYIVRLEQGRGLRPSVEVLNALARALRLNDDERAYLFDLALQRQPDHGKPSTVPPPALAMLVCDLSPLPAMLVNHRYDILAWNREMAALITDFGALPERQRNSMWLCLLDPSMRDFYVERERIIREGIADLRAAWAAHPDDRALADLIAEFTEYSAEFEQAWARHDVRVQGRGNKPLRHPLVGPLVVSYEVLMPVQDPDQRIIIYRAADAESQSALDRLVAALDAP, from the coding sequence ATGGCAGCGTTCCTCCGTGCCCGCAGGGAGCGGCTGACACCGGCCGATCTCGGCTTGCCGCAGCGCAGGCAGACGCGCCGGACCCCGGGACTGCGGCGGGAAGAGGTCGCCGAGCTGGCGGGCGTGAGCACCGATTACATCGTGCGGCTGGAGCAAGGGCGGGGCCTGCGACCGTCGGTGGAGGTGCTCAACGCGCTGGCGCGGGCATTGCGCCTGAACGACGACGAGCGCGCCTACCTGTTCGATCTGGCGCTACAGCGGCAGCCCGACCACGGCAAGCCGAGCACGGTGCCCCCGCCCGCGCTGGCCATGCTGGTGTGTGACCTGTCGCCGTTGCCCGCGATGCTGGTCAACCACCGATACGACATCCTGGCCTGGAACCGGGAGATGGCAGCCTTGATCACGGATTTCGGCGCGCTGCCGGAGCGGCAGCGCAACTCCATGTGGCTGTGCCTGCTCGACCCGAGCATGCGGGATTTCTATGTCGAGCGGGAACGCATCATCCGGGAGGGCATCGCGGATCTGCGCGCGGCGTGGGCCGCGCACCCGGACGACCGGGCGCTGGCCGATTTGATCGCCGAGTTCACCGAGTACAGCGCGGAGTTCGAGCAGGCGTGGGCCCGCCACGACGTGCGCGTGCAGGGGCGAGGCAACAAGCCGTTGCGGCATCCGCTGGTGGGTCCGCTGGTCGTCAGCTACGAGGTGCTGATGCCCGTGCAGGATCCCGACCAGCGGATCATCATCTATCGCGCCGCGGACGCGGAATCCCAGTCGGCGCTGGACCGGCTCGTCGCCGCCCTGGATGCGCCGTGA
- a CDS encoding aldo/keto reductase codes for MSGARTLDTYRLLGRSGLRVSPLSLGTMTFGADWGWGADRDEARKIFDTYVERGGNFIDTANQYTNGTSEQLLGEFTADNRESLVLATKYTMLRRPGDPNSGGNHRKSLVGSVEASLRRLNTDYIDLLYLHAWDFLTPVEEILRGMDDLVRSGKVLYVGISDAPAWQIARMQTIADLRGWSPLIALQIEYSLIERTVERDLIPMARELGLGVIPWSPLASGVLTGKYSRADLDHEVDGSPEGSRKNVAAANGSLTERGLAIADVVKQVASEIGRTPSQVALAWTLLDPAVTSPIIGARTAAQLEDNLGALDVEFDATQLARLEQASAVELGFPHEFLNRPMTQSVTFGDLKIEGRG; via the coding sequence ATGTCCGGAGCCCGCACCCTCGACACCTACCGGCTGCTCGGCCGCTCTGGCCTTCGGGTGTCTCCCCTGTCCCTGGGAACCATGACCTTCGGCGCCGACTGGGGCTGGGGCGCGGACCGGGACGAAGCCCGCAAGATCTTCGACACCTACGTCGAGCGAGGTGGCAACTTCATCGACACGGCCAACCAGTACACCAACGGCACCTCAGAGCAACTGCTCGGCGAATTCACCGCGGACAATCGCGAAAGCCTCGTACTGGCGACCAAATACACCATGCTGCGCCGCCCAGGCGACCCGAATTCCGGCGGCAACCACCGCAAGAGCCTGGTCGGCTCGGTGGAGGCCAGCTTGCGCAGGCTGAACACCGATTACATCGACCTGCTCTACCTGCACGCCTGGGATTTCCTGACCCCCGTCGAGGAAATCCTGCGCGGTATGGACGATTTGGTGCGCTCGGGCAAAGTGCTCTACGTCGGCATCTCCGACGCACCGGCCTGGCAGATCGCGCGGATGCAGACCATCGCCGACCTGCGCGGCTGGTCACCCCTGATCGCGCTGCAGATCGAGTACAGCCTGATCGAGCGGACCGTCGAGCGTGATCTCATCCCGATGGCACGCGAGCTGGGCCTCGGCGTGATCCCGTGGTCGCCGCTGGCCAGCGGCGTGCTCACCGGCAAGTACAGCCGCGCGGATCTGGACCACGAAGTGGACGGTTCGCCCGAGGGCAGCCGCAAGAACGTGGCCGCCGCCAACGGCTCGCTCACCGAACGCGGGCTCGCCATCGCCGACGTGGTGAAGCAGGTCGCGAGCGAGATCGGCAGGACTCCGTCGCAAGTGGCGCTGGCCTGGACGCTGCTCGATCCCGCGGTCACGTCGCCGATCATCGGCGCGCGCACCGCCGCGCAACTCGAGGACAACCTCGGCGCGCTCGACGTGGAGTTCGACGCCACTCAGCTCGCCCGGCTCGAACAAGCCAGCGCGGTGGAACTCGGGTTCCCGCACGAATTCCTGAACCGCCCGATGACCCAGAGCGTCACCTTCGGCGATCTGAAGATCGAAGGGCGCGGCTGA